The Candidatus Woesearchaeota archaeon nucleotide sequence TAAAGAGAGTGATTCAAAGATTAATTTTAGACCCGTTGTCTGTTAAAATAGTTGTCAACGAAATAAGAGAAGGCAGTAGAGTTCTAATTGACGCAGAAAACGGAAAAATTATATTTGATACGCCAAAAATTCTCTCAAGGATAAGAGAGAATCAAAAATTAGAAAAAACAGCCAGATGATAAAATTAAAAACTATATTAATAGTTGTCGGTGTTTTATTATTAGGGGCATTGGGCGCCCTGATTTTTAATATGTTTGTTTTGCCTTATTTGCTTACAAATACTTATTTTGAAAATTTTCAATTCGTTAAAGATTTTAAATCAGGCAAGATAATTATAAATTCAAAAGAGCAAATTTATATACAAGAAAATACTGCCTTGGAATCAGCTATTGAACGGGTTTTAAAATCTACTGTGGCAATACAAGTAACCACTTTGGCCGGAAGCAGTTATATAGGTTCAGGGTTAATTACTACTTCTGACGGACTAATTGTTATTTCTGCAAATTTAATTCCAGCGGGAAGTAAATTTAATATTTTTATCAACGGTGAAAAAGTAGACTTTAAAATTCAAAAATCCGATTACAAAAAAAATTTAATTTTAGTTAAAATTGATAAAA carries:
- a CDS encoding S1C family serine protease — its product is MIKLKTILIVVGVLLLGALGALIFNMFVLPYLLTNTYFENFQFVKDFKSGKIIINSKEQIYIQENTALESAIERVLKSTVAIQVTTLAGSSYIGSGLITTSDGLIVISANLIPAGSKFNIFINGEKVDFKIQKSDYKKNLILVKIDKNNLPTVGFADFNKIKLGQRVFLTSVSSIKTDDWLANEGIIRSFNENAIKTNISEKSVVLGSPLFNISGELLGLNYIDQDGRVSAIPVSIIKTFLGL